Proteins from a single region of Anastrepha ludens isolate Willacy chromosome 5, idAnaLude1.1, whole genome shotgun sequence:
- the LOC128863113 gene encoding defensin-like, which yields MKTIAIILLALCSCLLLHTTVALPVDDSVEVGDVIVIDTVPAEEPEEKPEQSKESSQNIVIDASIQSTAHIEVPESVAEELIRAMVEAFQKMQVSGDVSVQSHVSMPEEKPVQEMGEQHSRSKRATCDLMDASGWSKTLCAAHCIMLGHRGGYCNGRSICVCRD from the coding sequence atGAAAACCATCGCGATTATTTTATTGGCCTTGTGCAGCTGCCTGCTGTTGCACACCACCGTAGCTCTTCCTGTCGACGATTCAGTTGAGGTCGGCGATGTTATTGTCATTGACACAGTTCCCGCCGAGGAGCCAGAAGAGAAACCAGAACAGAGCAAGGAGAGCAGCCAGAATATTGTCATCGATGCATCCATTCAATCCACCGCTCACATTGAAGTCCCCGAGTCAGTTGCAGAGGAGTTGATTAGGGCTATGGTTGAAGCTTTCCAGAAGATGCAGGTGTCTGGAGATGTTAGTGTTCAAAGTCACGTTTCCATGCCTGAAGAGAAACCGGTACAAGAAATGGGAGAACAGCATAGCCGCAGTAAGCGCGCTACTTGCGATTTAATGGATGCTTCTGGTTGGTCCAAAACTTTATGCGCTGCCCATTGCATTATGTTGGGACACCGCGGAGGCTATTGTAACGGAAGATCTATCTGCGTATGCCGTGATTAA
- the LOC128863752 gene encoding gametocyte-specific factor 1, which translates to MNEEEFLLCPYNKSHQIIRYRMPGHMMKCRKNYRGPPLDQCMYNATHLVPMGTMDEHLESCRDYHQFHNTVFEKLADNCRPNK; encoded by the coding sequence ATGAACGAAGAAGAATTTCTTTTGTGCCCTTACAATAAGTCACATCAAATTATCCGTTATCGTATGCCGGGTCATATGATGAAGTGCCGCAAAAATTATCGTGGGCCGCCGCTGGACCAGTGCATGTACAATGCAACACATTTGGTGCCGATGGGAACAATGGATGAACATTTGGAATCTTGTCGCGACTATCATCAATTTCATAATACGGTGTTTGAGAAGTTGGCAGACAATTGCAGGCCAAACAAATAA
- the LOC128863751 gene encoding UDP-galactose transporter senju codes for MGINWRELFPTKLTFVIFLLYISLFIGQGIFVTASQEANNSYNYNTVTVVLLTEVLKLLVSASLYCREKNLTSLLRDVRKDSNVMMLYFVPAFLYCLYNNLAFVNLSTFDPTTYYLLLQLRVVITGVLFQIIFKKYLTCRQWISLLLLTLGCMLKQIDLNKFYGDTNDDSEAAAVQQVTLNVTNAFSPKVSGKNMNGFDLSLSALLILAQTIFSCLAGVYNEYLLKDKGVDVNIFVQNVFMYIDSIVCNALILLVNGQLVGAFTTQSLRTIWRFNVIIIIVNNAAIGIVTSFFLKYMNSIVKTFASALELMFTAVLCYFLFAIPIYINTALAIAVVSFAIYLYSQSPVVNTGKIRPLTSLREMSQDKRMLLNSDDETDLEMDIV; via the exons atgggcATAAATTGGCGTGAACTTTTTCCAACAAAACTCACATTCGTCATATTTTTGCTCTACATATCGCTGTTCATTGGTCAGG GAATTTTCGTAACCGCTTCACAGGAAGCCAACAACTCGTACAACTATAACACGGTGACCGTGGTTTTACTCACCGAAGTACTGAAGCTGCTGGTTTCTGCTAGTTTATATTGCAGGGA aaaaaatttgaCTAGTCTGCTACGCGATGTGCGAAAGGATTCCAATGTCATGATGCTGTACTTTGTGCCCGCGTTTCTATATTGTCTCTACAATAACTTGGCTTTTGTCAACTTGTCTACATTCGATCCAACCACTTATTATCTGCTGTTGCAGCTACGCGTTGTGATTACTGGTGTACTATTTCAG ataatttttaaaaaatacttgacCTGCCGTCAATGGATATCGCTTTTATTACTCACCCTCGGTTGCATGTTGAAACAAATTGATTTGAACAAATTCTATGGGGATACAAATGATGACAGTGAGGCTGCTGCAGTGCAACAGGTCACTCTAAATGTGACTAACGCCTTTTCGCCGAAGGTGAGCGGGAAAAATATGAACGGTTTCGACCTTAGCCTTAGCGCTCTACTTATACTGGCACAAACGATATTTTCCTGTCTCGCTGGCGTCTACAATGAATATTTGCTAAAGGACAAAGGCGTTGATGTGAACATATTCGTGCAGAATGTCTTTATGTATATTGATTCGATTGTATGTAATGCCTTAATACTTTTGGTGAATGGCCAGTTGGTGGGCGCATTCACAACGCAGAGTCTACGCACCATTTGgcgttttaatgttattattataatagtaAACAATGCTGCCATCGGTATAGTcacgagcttctttttgaaataCATGAATTCTATTGTGAAAACTTTTGCAAGCGCTTTAGAGTTAATGTTTACCGCCGTACTCTGCTATTTTCTCTTCGCTATACCAATTTATATTAACACAGCACTGGCTATTGCGGTCGTATCGtttgctatttatttatattcgcaAAGTCCCGTTGTGAATACAGGTAAAATTCGACCTTTGACTAGCCTACGAGAAATGTCACAAGATAAGCGTATGCTGCTCAATTCCGATGACGAAACGGATTTGGAAATGGATATCGTGTAG
- the LOC128862846 gene encoding eukaryotic translation initiation factor 3 subunit H: protein MANRGGNRARQEEVDNTINYVQCDGLAVMKMVKHCHEESSNMDLAQGALLGLIVDKCLEITNCFPFPKSGDETMDEEMYQLTMMRRLRRVNVDHFHVGWYQSSDVGNFLSMALLESQYHYQTSIEESVVVIYDTQKSGRGFLCLKAYRLTPQAIQMYKDGDFTPEALRNLKVGYESLFVEIPIVIKNSPLTNIMMSELGEMLPEEQGQNFLDLGTASVLENHMRCLIERVDELYQESIRYNKYQQVVFKQETEKHRALAKQAAENVLRSAKGESPIPEEEVLKQFRPLPVPPRLNATITSGQINTYSQHISQFCSQSLAKLFITQSLQNAKEAKDAK from the exons ATGGCAAATCGTGGTGGTAATCGTGCTCGTCAAGAAGAAGTGGATAATACCATTAATTATGTACAATGTGACGGCTTG gctGTGATGAAAATGGTCAAACATTGCCATGAAGAGTCAAGCAATATGGATCTGGCGCAGGGCGCTTTGCTTGGTTTGATCGTTGACAAGTGTTTGGAGATCACCAATTGCTTCCCCTTCCCAAAAAGCGGCGATGAGACAATGGACGAGGAAATGTATCAGTTAACCATGATGCGGCGTTTACGTCGTGTCAACGTTGATCATTTCCATGTTGGCTGGTATCAAAGCTCAGATGTGGGCAATTTCTTATCAATGGCCTTGCTCGAATCACAGTACCACTACCAGACAAGCATTGAAGAGTCGGTTGTCGTCATCTACGACACGCAAAAGTCGGGACGTGGTTTTCTCTGTCTGAAAGCTTATCGGTTAACCCCACAGGCCATACAAATGTATAAAGATGGTGATTTTACACCTGAAGCGCTGCGCAATTTGAAGGTAGGCTACGAAAGCCTTTTCGTTGAAATACCAATCGTTATCAAGAATTCTCCACTCACCAATATAATGATGAGTGAATTGGGTGAAATGTTGCCAGAAGAGCAAGGCCAAAACTTTTTGGATTTGGGTACAGCTTCGGTGTTGGAAAATCACATGCGTTGTCTAATCGAACGTGTTGATGAGCTATACCAAGAATCGATACGATACAACAAATATCAACAAGTAGTGTTCAAACAAGAGACG GAGAAGCATCGTGCTTTGGCTAAGCAAGCTGCGGAGAATGTTTTGCGTAGTGCTAAGGGTGAGTCGCCCATTCCAGAAGAGGAGGTACTGAAGCAGTTCCGCCCTTTGCCTGTGCCGCCTAGACTCAACGCAACCATTACCTCGGGACAAATAAATACGTATTCACAGCATATATCACAATTTTGTTCGCAATCATTGGCCAAACTTTTTATCACACAATCTTTACAAAACGCCAAGGAGGCAAAGGATGCTAAATAG